Below is a genomic region from Candidatus Neomarinimicrobiota bacterium.
AACTGAATTGTGTTGCCCCTGTAGCTCTTACAGGAGTTTTAATAGGAAAAATGGTAGAGAGAAAGAAAGGCGCAGTCATATTTTTAGCGTCAACGGCGGCGTATCAGGGCGTACCATATTTCAGTGTCTATTCGGCAACAAAATCCTTTAACCTATTTCTTGCCGAAGGATTATGGGGTGAATACAAAAATCTTGGCGTTGATGTGATGGCGCTGTCGCCGGGCTATACCACAACTGAATTTCAATCGCGTGCTAATGTTGAACGGAGTCGCGGTCCTACACCGGCAAAATCGCCGGATGTAGTGAGATTAGCGCTTAAAAAATTAGGCGGTAGAGCTTCTGTTATACACGGAACAATTAATTATATGGGAGCTTTTATGGCGCGGTTAGTTCCGAGAAAAACGGCAGCATCCATCGGTGGCGCAATAATGAAGATGATGCGCCCGGGACTTTGAACAGCCGAATAGATTATTTCAAAAAGAGCATCTTCTTAGTATCGACAAAAACTTTATTGCCTGCCTGAGAGCTGCTGATAGCCTCTAACCGATAAAAATAAACTCCCGACGCGACCAATCTTCCGCTTTCGGCCGAACCGTTCCAGATGACGGTATATTTTCCGGCTGATAAGTCTCTGTCCACAAGCGTCTTCACACGCTGACCGAGAATATTGAAAATGGTTATTTTAACTTTCGCGCTCTGAAAAAGAGAATAATCTATCGAAGTCTCGGGATTAAACGGGTTAGGATAATTCTGCTCAAGAACGAATTGTTTCGGCAGAGCTACGGACAGGTCTTCTTTCACATCAATAGAGCTTCGGACTTCAAACCAGTCCAGCACTCCGGAAAGTAATTCATGCCGCTTGGTAAGTGTCGGGTCTAGTTCCACGAGAGCTTCCATTCCGAACCCTGCCAGGAAAATCTTGTATGTGCCGTTGTCGATAGAAACAGCGGATACGTTTTCTCCAGTAGTTCCATATTTAATCGCTGCTGATGCGTTACCGGTGGGCATAAAGATGTCGGGAGAAGTTTGATTGTGTGCGGCATTGCCGCCGAAAATACCAAATAGAGAAAACCCGTCTGTCACAGGATCTCCTGAGATCCCTCTCATTACAATATCACTTGCGTTATTACCTCCATGACTGACTTCAAAGTAGTCAGTGAGAAGCGTGCTTGCGGGAGGAAGGGACTCGACCACATTCTGTCCTGTAATAAACAGTCTTCCCCCGCCGTCAAGAAATTGAATCAGACTATCTTCTTCTGCCGGACTTATGGCATCTAATCCCGCATCTCCTGTGAACCAAATTATAACGGGAAACCCGAACCGATCGATATTTATTGTTGAGGCGGGGCCCTTATCCATTGATTTCCACTGGCTATATGTAATGCGAAGCGAATCAAGAGCATCGAGATAGAAGTCTATATAATTTCCTGTCGGATCGTCATTCACCAACATCAGATCAGCGGCATTCAGAGTGATATTGATAACATTGTTACCTTCATTCACAGTTATATCGGTGATGTTAACTGCCACGTCCGATAATCCCGGTTCAAGAGTGATGCTTTTATAAGTTATCACACCGGGCAGAGATATAAAGAGGCTGTCGAATCGGTAAAATCCGAGCGAATCAGAAGCGGTCTCTAATACAAAGTCTTCAATTTGATCGCTACCTACGCTTAAAAAGACGGTAGTTTCAACAGGTAACTCTGATATGGCATCTATTATAGTTCCCGATATACTGCCTGTAGGTAACATGGTCAGGTTTATATTCTTAGTGCTACTGCTGCCAAACGCCATAGTAATAGTTGAGGTATCAGGAAAATAAGGATAGGCGGATATTACCTGAGTGAATGATTCGTTCGGCGGATTGAGATCGTCCGCAAGGGCTCGCCATGTATAATAGCCTCCTGAAATTACAGGTTGTTTTATACCTTTTTCAACCAATTCGGCTTGCATATTTTCAATAGGCAAATTTGTGGAAACGTCCTTCACCGTACCCTCAAGAACGGCAACAGGAAGGTTTGTGGTTAAACTCGTTGACATAGTTCCTCTACCGTCGGTATGAACGTTCCAATAATCTCTCCACGCGTCTATAAAATTCTGAAGTTTGCTTATCTCGGCAGCCGAAGCAGTACTGTCCTTTTCAACGAGTAATATAAACGCCTGGCGGTGGTCTTTTATTGAGAAATCCCGGGTTGGTGTTCTCAAGCCTTCCACAGCGATTATATCATCAACGGTGACATTTGTTCGTATTCCTGTTGCCGTGACCCCTGGATTTACAGTGCTCTGAGAAGACCTGTTTGCAATTGTGTTATTTGACTCGCTGCTGATATAAAAGAAATCCGGTACTTCCTCAGGGGAGCGGTATCCCATCAGATAAAGATCGAGATTGCTGAATCCGTTAACAACTGAGGCATTCTCAAAATTGTTCGGGGATTTTTCAACCCAATCGTTTCCTTCTAATGAGGACGATTCGGTAAATGCAAATCGGTTCCAATGCGCATCGCCTCTTCCCAACATCAAATTACTTGCGCCGGTGTCAGTCATAAATTCTACGAATGCGAGCCATTTGTGCCCGGATTCCTGTGCCATAATAGAAAGAAAGCTGTTACCGTCAGTGAAAAACTGTGCCGCAGGATCAGTAATCCAAATGTTAATATCGTTCATGTTCAGGAAGCTTTTAAGCCTTCTTGTTGATCCCCAGTTCGCGGTGTTATCAATTGTTTCTCTGTTTATTCCCTGCACTGCATTACTGACGCCGAGATGAAAGGCGAATCCACCGCCTAAATCAGATGCAAAGTTTGTAAACATTACGATTTGATCGAAATCGTCGCCGTGTGTTTGATAAAACCGTTTAACTGTTTCATTGTAATCCACCTGCGGGAGAGTGTTCCGAGGTCTGAATAACTCGAATAACACATCAAATGAGCTGCCTTTTATGCCCGCCGGCAGTTCAGCGCTGAAATCTACATCAATCGAAGTAGGATCGCTATTTCCTGAATTATAACCTACAATGAGGGTGCCGGAGACGCCGGCAGGTTCTTTGATGTCTATTCCGTTATAGCTGATCTCGAAAGTGCCGGAGCTGCGTAGCGTAAGCTGAATCGTATTAGAATTCGTCTGATCGAATTCAGTGATTTTATTCCATGTTACAACAAATTTAGAGGTGCTGAATTTAACAAACACTCCACCGTTGACGAGTGGATCAAGGTCCGTAAAAAAGGCTGCTATCATAGGCAGCTCCAAATCGAAATCATCTGGATCAAAAAAGTCAGGGTTACCGATATTGCCGAAAGTGACATTCCCGTTTGAACGCACCCAAATATTTGTCCACGTAGTGTCGAAATATGGAAATGAAAAGCCATTGGTAAGGTTAAATTCATGGTTCGTATCGTCGCCCACATTAGGAGGTCTGGTGCCCAAATTTGTGTCGAATGTAAATGCTTTTTGGGTGACATCATAACCGCCACTGCCGTTAGGAGTGAAGAGGAGCGTTTTCTTATCTAAATCAAAAGGGTTTGCCGGTGAGGGCGGAAGGGTCAATGAACCGTCGTCTTCGATGATAGCCAGGTCGCCGACATCGCTATCCGCGGTTACTTTCGGAACAAACTGGATTTTCCTCAGCCGGGATTTTTGCAGTGCATTGAGCTTAATCGCCTTTGAGTGAAGCATATGATCTGACCTCGTACCGCAAATAAAATTATCATAAATATGAGGTCGGCTGATGTCGGTTTCTACGGCTTTTTTTGCGACAGCATTGGAAACGCCATTAAACAGCAAAAGATAGACTATAATGATATTCGTTATTGAAATGTAAAACAATTTTCTGTTCATAACGGTTTATCGCTCCAAAATACTATTTGTTCCCGGATATAAATATTCATCTATAGCGCATATTAGGGGGTCATCGGTGATTTGTCAAGTGTTCAAATCACACTTAAACTCGAAGGCTAAAACTTTTTTTGATTCAGGAATTAAATTATTTTCGATTGAGAGGATATATTGTCAGTTCAATATTTCGTTATAGTAGATAGCAGATAAATGGGGGCTTGCTGAACTCACCTTATTTAAGCCTTTAATTTTTCGGACCGAAAAAGTTATTCTTTTCGTTCTGTTTCGTGAAATACTGTTTCTATAAACCCTGTTTTTATGATCCAATTTAATATCATTTTTCGAATAATATCCGATGGAAAAATCGAGTGAATCAAGTAAATATGATGATTGGTTGGTTATCATTATGTTATGCTCAATGGAATTATTGGATTTATTCCAAATGTGTTCAGCAAAAATCACTTTCGTTACATCCAACAACAACGATTTTTTGGGAGAATCTCCCTTAGAAATCGAAGATTTCCTTTTAAAAATATGTTTTGTCCTGATATTATTTATGACCCAGCTATAAGAAATATCTCGGTAGTCTTCTGAATTGACCTCACCGAATAATTCCCCTCTGAAAATAGCAGAATCTTTTAGGTTTTCTTTTTTCGTCAGATTGATAGACCTGATTTCATCACCATCGGGAGTGACAAATCGGTTATCCTGAAATTCTATTGATACGTCGATATTTTCTCCCCAATCTTTCACTGCTCTGTGATCAATTTCCGAGTAAAATATATGTGCTTCAAAAGTCATTAGAGGAGGATTTTGGAACATATCACATCCGATAAACAAAGTTCCTATTAAAGAGAAAACAAATAGATGCTTCGGTGATACTCTTTTTATTTTTGCCATGATTTCTAAATAATTACTCAATTAAAATTATTTATTGACGTTGGAAGACTTAGTAAGATACTAAACTCCTATGCTTGCCTCAATAATAAAGTGATATATTTCAAAAAGAAATAAAGACCCGCTGAGCTATTAACTCTGCGGGTCAGTAGAGCGGGGTGAACGGGACTCGAACCCGCAACTTCCGGCGTGACAGGCCGGTGCTCTAACCAATTGAACTACCACCCCATTAGGCGATTGGTAAAATTTAAGATTTTTGGTCAGTCTGCGCTTTTACATCCCTATACATAATGGCAATGGGGAGTAAAACAAGATAGCCGACGAAAAGAAGAAGGACTGAGACAGTTAGCGCTTGTTGGCTATAGACCTCTGAGTTCCACATCAGGACATATCCCAAAATAATGAATGCCAGCCCTCCGAAGAAAAACTGGTAATTCCTTTTCCCGTAGGTAATGTCACTTCCGGAACCCTTTCTTCTTGCTCTTAAATTTTTCACCATAATTAAACCGATGCTAATATATAGGCGATGTTGACGGCAGTCAAGAAAAAGATTAGAATATCTGAATTGAATTTAGATATCTCGGTAATTTATATTGTCAGAAGTGGACCCCAAAAACTGGACATTTGTATAGGTGTAATATCCGGATTAACTTAAGTCCGAGGAGGAACACCGAATGACAAAAAGAAAGAGACGTAATCACGCTTCCACATTCAAGGCCAAGGTAGCCCTAGAAGCATTAAAAGGAGAATATACCCTTGCGGAACTTGCCGGCAGATATGATTTGCATTCAAATCAGATCCAACGTTGGAAGAACATGCTCACCGATGGGGCAGTTGATCTGTTTGGCACCGGGGAGAAAGATCGGAAAGACACAGAAGCAGAAATTGATAAACTTCACTCTAAGATCGGTCAGTTGACCATGGAACGAGATTTTTTAGCCAAAGCGTTCGGTCGCTGAGTAAGGAAGAGCGCAGAGCAATGATAAATGAAGATCAGACACTGTCAAAGACGACCAAGTGTGATCTATTTGAAATCAGCAGATCCACCTTGTACTATAAACTCAAAAGGAGTGAACCGGACGAACAAGAGTTGACCTTGTGCCGGCTGTTGGATGAGCTTCACATAAAGTATCCATGGATGGGTAGCCGTAGTTTAAGGGATCAGGTCAATCGCCGAATCGACTATACAGTCAACCGAAAGAGAATCCAGAGACTCATGGGACTGATGTGTATCAACGCTATATACAGCAAGCCTAATACCAGTAAGCGGGGAAAGGGTCATAAGATCTATCCGTATTTACTTCGAAATCTGACCATTGATCGTCCCAACCAGGTCTATGCTGCTGATATCACTTATATCCCTATGCCTATGGGCTTTGTTTACCTAATGGCTATTACAGACTGGTATAGCCGGAAGGTCTTGAGTTGGCGAATCTCAATCAGTATGGAAAGTGATTTCTGTGTTGAGGCATTGAAAGAAGCGATAGATCGGTATGGTAAACCTGAGATATTCAATACGGATCAAGGATCCCAGTTTACTAGCGATGATTTTATCTCTGTCCTAAAAGATGCTCAGATAAAGATTAGCATGAATGGTAAGGGTCGTTGGTTGGATAACGTATTTATTGAGAGATTATGGCGGAGCTTGAAATATGAGGAAGTTTATTTAAAGGCCTACGAATCAGTAAGAGAGGCAAGAAGATCAATCAGAACATGGATGGACTTTTACAATTCTGAAAGAACTCATCAATCACTTGACAGAAGGACTCCTGATGAGGTATATTTTTCTGAATTTAATAGGAATCGTGCAGCATGATAAACACCGGAACTTTGACACCTAAGAATCAATGAAATCTGTCCAAACAGTAGGGTCCACTTCTGTGTTCTTCTGATTGTCTTAATTGTAGTAGGATTTAATGTATTGGAGATGGGTGAACGATTGCAAAATTATGGACGAAATGAATCATTTTTTATTCGAAATAAATCAGTTGAAAGGTTGTAATCAACTGTCTCAAACAATGTATTTTAAATTCTCCAAGCTGGCACGATTGTTGTACTTACATCGAGCTATAGCTAAAAGAGATATTGCCGATATAAAGGTAAGTTCGAAAAATGTAGGTGAGGCGAGAAAATGCTGATGCTGGGGGATATTATTTATATTGTTGGTAGCAGTATAATCCACAACAATAAGTCTATTAATAATAACGGGTGTGATTTAAATTACATTTTAGCGGAACTATCATCCATTTTTAGTAGTAAGGATAATGTCTTATAATATTACAGATAAGTGAGGATCAACAAAGCAAAGGAGTAACACATGGTATCAAATGTTACAAATAAAGTCGGCGTAATGTTTATTGTCGTATTGGCGGTAATGATGCTGGGTTTATTTACAGGCGTCGACAGCGTAGTGGCTGCAGGCAATAGCGGACCTCAGAAGGTTTCTGAAAGGGACGCTAAGAACATTGAAATAGCAGCCAAATTTGACGGACAGAAATGGCTGGAGCTTTACAAATCTAACGGCTGGGAAAAAACAAAATTCAGTCGTCTTTCGCTGAAAGCTCAAACTCCTATATTCAAAGATATGTCTCAGAAACTCAGGACTATTCATCAAAGAATGTTAGGAGATGCCAATAGAGCTAAACTGAGTACGCAGAGAAGAGCGATCTTAAAACCGTTTAGACTCTCAAGGGAAGTTACTTCAATAAGCATACGCGGAAGCATTATGAAGCGCGCTCAATTTGTTGCTATCGGATCAACAGTACTTTCATTGAACGGAAGTAATCCTGATACGATTACTGTGGGTGATTCGCTGGTAATAACGGTTGATCTTTTGGGAGATACCGCGTTTTTTGATGTATTTTGGGACGCGAATGATAATCAGGTTGTGGATGCGGGCGATTTCAGTCTGTTTGAAGATGACGAAGATGCGTTCGTTGTTGACAATGGATTTGAAGATGAGAATCCGGCTGCAGGTACGATTCAGATAACTCTGTATCCATTTGAAGATGAAGAAGATGTTTTTCTGATAGTAGCTGAAAGCAGCTGGCTGATAACGGTTAATGATGGTGTCGGTATGGTGGCAGATACCGCAGCTCTGAGAGTAGAAGCCGATCCGTCATCGTTTACGGTTTCAGGTTCTGTGGGAACTCATGAAGGGGTGCTGATACTTGCATTTGAAGGAGCCGTTGAGGAGACTTTCGAAGATGGACCGGAATCATTTGCTCTGACAATTTCAGACGCTTCAGGTAACTATACACTGGATCTTCCCACTGAAAGTCCGGGCTTCTGGTTTATCGGGGCGGTTGATGCATTCGATGTGACCGGTGGTCTGTTTCCTGATCCCGCGGGTTATTTTGAGTTGGTTGCGGGAGACGTAACCATGATAGATTTTAATTTTATATCCGGTGACGCAACTATAACAGTTTCTGTACAAGACAACAACGGTTTGGCTCTTGTAGGAGTCCCGGTAACGGCGTTTCAGGATGATGGATTTGGTGCGGAAGTATTCGGCACAACCAACTCTATTGGGATAGTCGATTTCGCTGTTGTTGGAGGAGA
It encodes:
- a CDS encoding SDR family NAD(P)-dependent oxidoreductase, with the protein product MKTWQERYGEWALVTGASSGIGADFVRQLAEKGMNVILIARRTEMMEAIAEEVEEAYGVKTQVIRQDLIEPDAVENIKNGVSDKEVGILINNAGYGSLGRFHENDMDYQVNMVKLNCVAPVALTGVLIGKMVERKKGAVIFLASTAAYQGVPYFSVYSATKSFNLFLAEGLWGEYKNLGVDVMALSPGYTTTEFQSRANVERSRGPTPAKSPDVVRLALKKLGGRASVIHGTINYMGAFMARLVPRKTAASIGGAIMKMMRPGL
- a CDS encoding T9SS type A sorting domain-containing protein; the encoded protein is MNRKLFYISITNIIIVYLLLFNGVSNAVAKKAVETDISRPHIYDNFICGTRSDHMLHSKAIKLNALQKSRLRKIQFVPKVTADSDVGDLAIIEDDGSLTLPPSPANPFDLDKKTLLFTPNGSGGYDVTQKAFTFDTNLGTRPPNVGDDTNHEFNLTNGFSFPYFDTTWTNIWVRSNGNVTFGNIGNPDFFDPDDFDLELPMIAAFFTDLDPLVNGGVFVKFSTSKFVVTWNKITEFDQTNSNTIQLTLRSSGTFEISYNGIDIKEPAGVSGTLIVGYNSGNSDPTSIDVDFSAELPAGIKGSSFDVLFELFRPRNTLPQVDYNETVKRFYQTHGDDFDQIVMFTNFASDLGGGFAFHLGVSNAVQGINRETIDNTANWGSTRRLKSFLNMNDINIWITDPAAQFFTDGNSFLSIMAQESGHKWLAFVEFMTDTGASNLMLGRGDAHWNRFAFTESSSLEGNDWVEKSPNNFENASVVNGFSNLDLYLMGYRSPEEVPDFFYISSESNNTIANRSSQSTVNPGVTATGIRTNVTVDDIIAVEGLRTPTRDFSIKDHRQAFILLVEKDSTASAAEISKLQNFIDAWRDYWNVHTDGRGTMSTSLTTNLPVAVLEGTVKDVSTNLPIENMQAELVEKGIKQPVISGGYYTWRALADDLNPPNESFTQVISAYPYFPDTSTITMAFGSSSTKNINLTMLPTGSISGTIIDAISELPVETTVFLSVGSDQIEDFVLETASDSLGFYRFDSLFISLPGVITYKSITLEPGLSDVAVNITDITVNEGNNVINITLNAADLMLVNDDPTGNYIDFYLDALDSLRITYSQWKSMDKGPASTINIDRFGFPVIIWFTGDAGLDAISPAEEDSLIQFLDGGGRLFITGQNVVESLPPASTLLTDYFEVSHGGNNASDIVMRGISGDPVTDGFSLFGIFGGNAAHNQTSPDIFMPTGNASAAIKYGTTGENVSAVSIDNGTYKIFLAGFGMEALVELDPTLTKRHELLSGVLDWFEVRSSIDVKEDLSVALPKQFVLEQNYPNPFNPETSIDYSLFQSAKVKITIFNILGQRVKTLVDRDLSAGKYTVIWNGSAESGRLVASGVYFYRLEAISSSQAGNKVFVDTKKMLFLK
- a CDS encoding IS3 family transposase (programmed frameshift), whose translation is MTKRKRRNHASTFKAKVALEALKGEYTLAELAGRYDLHSNQIQRWKNMLTDGAVDLFGTGEKDRKDTEAEIDKLHSKIGQLTMERGFFSQSVRSLSKEERRAMINEDQTLSKTTKCDLFEISRSTLYYKLKRSEPDEQELTLCRLLDELHIKYPWMGSRSLRDQVNRRIDYTVNRKRIQRLMGLMCINAIYSKPNTSKRGKGHKIYPYLLRNLTIDRPNQVYAADITYIPMPMGFVYLMAITDWYSRKVLSWRISISMESDFCVEALKEAIDRYGKPEIFNTDQGSQFTSDDFISVLKDAQIKISMNGKGRWLDNVFIERLWRSLKYEEVYLKAYESVREARRSIRTWMDFYNSERTHQSLDRRTPDEVYFSEFNRNRAA
- a CDS encoding DUF3098 domain-containing protein; this translates as MVKNLRARRKGSGSDITYGKRNYQFFFGGLAFIILGYVLMWNSEVYSQQALTVSVLLLFVGYLVLLPIAIMYRDVKAQTDQKS